The proteins below are encoded in one region of Campylobacter concisus:
- a CDS encoding CsgG/HfaB family protein: MKNVFKFGVVLLTAALFAGCASESSRVVETPKVASYGTVYNGQKISVSIGRFNNQSAYQNGVFADGEDRLGNQAQSILITNLQQSGRFLVLDRSNMKVIKQESELSKTAQNLKGARYVITGDVTEFGRKTTGDHQLFGILGKGKQQTAYSKVNLNIVDTKTAEVVYSVSGAGEYTLSNREIIGFGGTAGYDSTLNGKVLSLAIIEAVNNLVNGIESGAWQVK, from the coding sequence ATGAAAAATGTATTTAAATTTGGTGTAGTTTTGCTTACGGCAGCTCTTTTTGCTGGATGTGCGAGTGAGAGCTCAAGGGTTGTTGAGACTCCAAAAGTAGCAAGCTACGGCACAGTTTACAATGGTCAAAAAATTTCAGTTTCGATAGGTCGATTTAATAATCAATCAGCTTACCAAAATGGTGTATTTGCTGATGGCGAGGATAGGCTTGGCAACCAAGCTCAAAGCATTTTGATCACAAATTTACAGCAAAGTGGCAGATTTTTGGTGCTTGATAGATCAAATATGAAAGTGATCAAACAAGAGAGCGAGCTAAGTAAAACTGCTCAAAATTTAAAAGGTGCAAGATACGTGATAACCGGTGATGTAACCGAGTTTGGACGAAAAACTACAGGTGATCATCAGCTATTTGGCATACTTGGCAAAGGCAAGCAACAAACTGCCTATTCAAAGGTAAATTTAAATATCGTTGATACCAAAACAGCTGAGGTTGTCTATTCGGTTAGCGGTGCTGGCGAATACACCCTTTCAAACAGAGAGATCATAGGCTTTGGCGGCACAGCAGGATACGACTCTACGCTAAATGGCAAGGTTTTAAGTCTAGCTATTATTGAAGCGGTAAATAATCTAGTAAATGGCATAGAAAGTGGAGCATGGCAAGTAAAATAA
- a CDS encoding DUF3737 family protein: MQEKNAEIFTGERAMFGAKSVNFTNCIFEDGESPLKHSSNLKLNECVFAYKYPLWYASDVTLNGGYLESLARAGMWYSANLSFKDALINAPKSFRKSSQISLENINFSDASETLWGCTDVKIKNVFARGDYFGANSENLEIDGLNLDGNYCFDGCKNVHITNSKLISKDAFWNCENVTAQNCLISGEYLAWSSKNVTLINCTIKSLQALCYVENLVVKDCIFMDTSLAFEYSSVDVSTSGAIKSIKNPKSGVIRAAKIDEIIIDENLVDTKGIKIIITEK, translated from the coding sequence ATGCAAGAGAAAAATGCAGAAATTTTTACTGGCGAGCGTGCGATGTTTGGGGCAAAAAGTGTAAATTTTACAAACTGTATCTTTGAAGATGGCGAGTCGCCGCTAAAGCATAGCTCAAATTTAAAGCTAAATGAGTGCGTTTTTGCCTACAAATATCCACTTTGGTACGCAAGCGATGTCACGCTAAATGGCGGATACTTGGAGTCTCTAGCAAGAGCTGGCATGTGGTACAGTGCAAATTTAAGCTTCAAAGACGCGCTCATCAACGCTCCAAAAAGCTTTAGAAAAAGCTCGCAAATTTCGCTAGAAAATATAAATTTTTCAGATGCTAGTGAAACACTTTGGGGATGCACGGATGTGAAGATAAAAAATGTCTTTGCCAGGGGCGATTACTTTGGGGCAAATAGCGAAAATTTAGAGATCGATGGGCTAAATTTAGATGGAAACTACTGCTTTGATGGTTGTAAAAATGTTCATATCACAAACTCAAAACTTATCTCAAAAGATGCTTTTTGGAACTGCGAAAATGTGACCGCACAAAACTGCCTCATCTCAGGCGAATATCTGGCTTGGAGCTCAAAAAATGTGACGCTTATAAACTGCACGATAAAGAGCTTGCAAGCACTTTGTTACGTGGAAAATTTGGTCGTAAAAGATTGCATTTTTATGGATACGAGTCTTGCGTTTGAATATTCAAGTGTCGATGTAAGCACAAGTGGAGCGATAAAAAGTATAAAAAATCCAAAAAGTGGCGTGATAAGGGCAGCAAAGATAGATGAGATCATCATCGATGAAAATTTAGTGGATACTAAAGGCATTAAGATAATTATTACTGAAAAATAA
- a CDS encoding acetyl-CoA carboxylase biotin carboxylase subunit: MELKRILIANRGEIALRALRTIKEMGKEAVVVYSTADKDALYVKYADVAICIGKERSSDSYLNIPAIISAAEISEADAIFPGYGFLSENQNFVEICSHHKIKFIGPSVAAMALMSDKSKAKQVMQRAGVPVIPGSDGAVADTKAAKELAKKIGYPVILKAAAGGGGRGMRVVEKEADLEKAFWSAESEAMSAFGDGTMYMEKYILNPRHIEVQVIGDSHGNVLHIGERDCSMQRRHQKLIEESPAILLDEKTRERLHETAIKAAKAIGYEGAGTFEFLVDKNLDFYFIEMNTRLQVEHTVSEMVSGLDIIELMIKVAEGEALPSQESIELKGHAIECRITAEDPNTFTPCPGKITKYVCPGGRNVRMDSHIYQDYSIPPYYDSMIGKLVVWDTDRNRAIHKMKVALDQLIINGIKTTKDFHIAMMENKDFLSNNYDTNYLSRH, translated from the coding sequence ATGGAATTAAAAAGAATTTTAATCGCAAACCGCGGTGAGATCGCTCTTCGTGCTTTGCGAACGATAAAGGAGATGGGTAAAGAAGCCGTTGTGGTTTATTCAACCGCTGACAAAGACGCGCTTTACGTAAAATACGCTGACGTGGCCATTTGCATCGGTAAAGAGCGTTCAAGTGATAGCTACCTAAATATCCCAGCTATCATAAGTGCAGCTGAGATCAGCGAAGCAGACGCTATTTTTCCTGGTTATGGCTTTTTAAGTGAAAATCAAAATTTTGTTGAAATTTGCTCACATCACAAGATCAAATTTATAGGACCAAGCGTTGCTGCGATGGCTTTGATGAGCGACAAGAGCAAGGCAAAACAGGTCATGCAAAGAGCTGGCGTGCCAGTCATCCCTGGCTCAGACGGCGCTGTGGCTGATACAAAAGCTGCAAAAGAGCTAGCCAAAAAGATAGGCTACCCTGTCATCTTAAAAGCTGCGGCAGGTGGTGGCGGACGCGGTATGCGCGTTGTTGAAAAAGAGGCTGATTTAGAAAAAGCATTTTGGTCTGCTGAGAGCGAGGCGATGAGTGCATTTGGCGATGGCACAATGTATATGGAAAAATATATCCTAAACCCACGCCACATCGAAGTTCAAGTAATTGGCGATAGCCATGGCAATGTGCTTCACATCGGCGAACGTGACTGCTCCATGCAGCGTCGCCACCAAAAGCTGATCGAAGAGAGCCCAGCTATTTTACTTGATGAAAAAACAAGAGAGAGACTTCACGAAACAGCCATAAAAGCGGCAAAAGCGATCGGCTACGAGGGAGCTGGTACGTTTGAGTTTTTGGTCGATAAAAATTTAGACTTTTATTTCATCGAGATGAATACAAGACTTCAAGTTGAGCATACAGTGAGCGAAATGGTAAGCGGACTTGATATCATCGAGCTTATGATAAAAGTGGCTGAAGGCGAGGCACTACCATCACAAGAGAGCATCGAGCTAAAAGGTCATGCGATCGAATGCAGGATAACAGCTGAAGATCCAAATACATTTACGCCGTGTCCTGGCAAGATCACAAAATATGTCTGCCCAGGTGGCCGCAATGTAAGAATGGATAGCCATATCTATCAAGACTACTCTATACCGCCGTATTACGATAGTATGATCGGCAAACTCGTGGTTTGGGATACTGATAGAAATAGGGCGATCCATAAGATGAAAGTAGCTCTTGATCAACTCATAATAAATGGCATCAAAACAACAAAAGATTTTCACATCGCTATGATGGAAAACAAAGACTTTTTAAGCAATAACTACGATACAAATTATCTTTCAAGACACTAA
- the pseC gene encoding UDP-4-amino-4,6-dideoxy-N-acetyl-beta-L-altrosamine transaminase: MIPYSRQQITEEDIKVVADALRDDILTGGQKVSKFEEELANYVGVKHVIAMNSATSALHVAYLSLGVKAGDEVITTPITFAATANAALMAGAQVKFCDIKANGNIDEEKIPALITPKTKVITAVDYGGNPVELDKIINLAKKHGIKVIDDASHALGSVQNGVKVGIKADISIFSFHPVKPITTLEGGALATNDDELARLARLYRSHGIAKTKLWDSDMSLLGYNYRITDVACALGLSQLKRLDGFIAKRNEIAKFYDEKFSGCEYLKTIKIPANTTSSRHLYPVLLDEKFWDKKEQIFEALLQKGVGVQVHYKPTYKFSFYKALLGEISLPNAEKFYSAELSIPCHHGMSVDDAKFVASTLFDVLKSFSE, from the coding sequence ATGATCCCTTACAGCCGCCAGCAGATCACAGAAGAAGATATCAAAGTAGTAGCAGATGCGCTAAGAGACGACATCTTAACAGGTGGCCAAAAGGTCAGTAAATTTGAAGAGGAGCTAGCAAACTATGTTGGCGTAAAGCACGTGATCGCTATGAACTCAGCCACTTCAGCCCTTCACGTAGCCTATCTTAGCCTTGGCGTAAAGGCTGGCGATGAAGTGATCACGACGCCTATCACCTTTGCAGCCACTGCAAATGCAGCTTTGATGGCCGGAGCGCAGGTCAAATTTTGCGATATAAAAGCAAATGGCAACATCGATGAAGAGAAAATTCCAGCTCTTATCACGCCAAAAACAAAGGTGATAACTGCGGTTGATTACGGCGGTAACCCCGTGGAGCTAGATAAGATCATAAATTTAGCTAAAAAACACGGCATAAAAGTGATAGATGACGCCTCTCATGCCCTTGGTAGCGTGCAAAACGGCGTAAAAGTGGGCATTAAGGCTGATATTAGTATATTTAGCTTTCACCCTGTAAAGCCTATCACCACACTTGAGGGTGGCGCGCTTGCTACAAACGACGATGAGCTAGCAAGGCTAGCAAGGCTATATAGAAGCCACGGCATCGCTAAAACAAAGCTTTGGGATAGCGACATGAGCCTGCTTGGATATAACTACAGGATCACAGACGTGGCCTGCGCTTTGGGGCTTAGCCAGCTAAAAAGGCTAGATGGCTTTATTGCCAAAAGAAACGAGATAGCTAAATTTTATGATGAGAAATTTAGCGGGTGTGAATATCTTAAAACTATAAAAATCCCAGCAAATACAACTAGCTCAAGGCACCTATATCCAGTGCTTTTGGATGAGAAATTTTGGGATAAAAAAGAGCAAATTTTTGAAGCACTTTTGCAAAAAGGCGTTGGCGTACAGGTGCATTATAAGCCAACATATAAATTTAGCTTTTATAAAGCGCTACTTGGCGAAATTTCGCTGCCAAATGCGGAGAAATTTTATAGCGCCGAGCTTAGTATCCCATGCCACCATGGTATGAGCGTGGATGATGCTAAATTTGTTGCAAGCACGCTTTTTGATGTGCTAAAAAGCTTTAGCGAGTAA
- the pseH gene encoding UDP-4-amino-4,6-dideoxy-N-acetyl-beta-L-altrosamine N-acetyltransferase — MLELINFTSLSGEQKLIVLKWRNDERIAKFMKNKSVGKEEHFAFLERLKSIQDKIYFLVKDESKFIGVISFVDITKESCEFGVYKNPELKGVGKKLLDLIKDYAFFTLKVNLLKAKAYNNNEKALALYKNFGFKIYAKDDEFSYLELKNKTD; from the coding sequence TTGCTTGAGCTTATAAATTTTACCTCGCTTAGTGGCGAGCAAAAGCTGATAGTCTTAAAGTGGCGAAACGATGAGCGTATAGCCAAATTTATGAAAAACAAAAGCGTTGGTAAAGAGGAGCATTTTGCTTTTTTAGAGAGATTAAAGAGCATTCAAGATAAGATCTATTTTCTAGTAAAAGATGAGAGCAAATTTATCGGAGTGATAAGCTTTGTTGATATAACGAAAGAAAGTTGCGAATTTGGTGTTTATAAAAACCCAGAGCTAAAAGGTGTGGGCAAAAAGCTGCTTGATCTCATAAAAGACTACGCTTTTTTTACGCTAAAGGTTAACTTGCTAAAGGCAAAAGCTTATAATAACAACGAAAAAGCACTCGCACTTTATAAAAATTTTGGCTTTAAGATTTATGCAAAAGATGACGAGTTTAGCTATCTTGAGCTTAAAAATAAAACGGACTAA
- the pseI gene encoding pseudaminic acid synthase → MKIGNFDTDKKVFIIAELSANHSGSLKTAVDTIKAAKRAGADAIKLQTYTPDSLTLNSHLDDFVIKGGLWDKRNLYELYQEALTPREWHAELFKVAEEEGLICFSSPFCKDDANFLEQFNPPAYKIASFEVTDYDFVEFIAKKGKPIIISTGIAYEEEIRDVVQICKNAGNSDIALLKCTSSYPAPLNGMNLQTIADMREKFGVEVGFSDHTLGVTAPVVAVSLGARIIEKHFILDKSVKSVDSAFSLDESEFTLMTKCVREAEELLGVVNYELDEKAVLNRRFSRSLYASADIKKGEIFSEQNIRSVRPGYGLHPKFLKELIGKKAKRDIKFSERLTKEDLI, encoded by the coding sequence ATGAAAATAGGAAATTTTGATACAGACAAAAAGGTCTTTATAATAGCAGAGCTCTCCGCTAATCACAGCGGCAGCCTAAAAACGGCGGTAGATACGATAAAGGCAGCTAAGCGCGCTGGAGCTGACGCGATAAAGCTTCAGACATATACGCCTGATAGTTTGACTCTAAATTCGCACCTGGACGACTTTGTCATAAAAGGCGGACTTTGGGACAAGAGAAATTTATACGAGCTTTATCAAGAGGCGCTAACGCCAAGAGAGTGGCACGCTGAGCTTTTTAAAGTAGCAGAAGAAGAAGGGCTTATCTGCTTTTCAAGCCCATTTTGCAAGGACGACGCCAACTTCTTAGAGCAGTTTAACCCGCCAGCTTACAAGATCGCAAGTTTTGAGGTAACGGACTATGATTTTGTAGAGTTTATAGCTAAAAAAGGCAAGCCCATTATCATCTCAACTGGCATAGCCTATGAAGAAGAGATAAGAGATGTGGTGCAAATTTGTAAAAATGCAGGCAATAGCGATATTGCTCTTTTAAAGTGTACTTCAAGCTACCCAGCACCGCTAAATGGCATGAATTTACAAACGATAGCTGATATGAGAGAGAAATTTGGCGTAGAGGTCGGCTTTTCAGATCACACATTAGGTGTGACAGCTCCGGTTGTTGCGGTTAGTTTGGGTGCTAGGATAATTGAAAAGCATTTTATACTTGATAAAAGCGTAAAAAGCGTTGATAGCGCATTTAGCCTTGATGAGAGCGAATTTACTCTTATGACAAAATGCGTTAGAGAGGCTGAGGAGCTTTTGGGCGTGGTAAACTACGAGCTAGATGAAAAAGCGGTTTTAAACAGGAGATTTTCACGCTCGCTTTATGCAAGTGCAGATATAAAAAAGGGTGAAATTTTTAGCGAGCAAAATATAAGGAGCGTGCGCCCAGGATATGGCTTACACCCTAAATTTCTAAAAGAGCTGATCGGCAAAAAAGCAAAAAGAGATATAAAATTTAGCGAGAGATTAACAAAGGAGGATTTGATATGA
- the accB gene encoding acetyl-CoA carboxylase biotin carboxyl carrier protein codes for MKKEDIKELIEFFNGMEMNHIKIKSGDFEVEVEKFADYCAPAKPAVQAAAPAPTPVNVVVSSEVKPAANSPKDSIKSPMVGTFYAAPSPGAAPFVKVGQRVRKGDVVGIIEAMKIMNEIEAEFDCQITEMLVSDGQPVEFGLPLFGVEKN; via the coding sequence ATGAAAAAAGAAGATATAAAAGAGCTTATCGAATTTTTTAATGGTATGGAGATGAATCATATCAAGATAAAAAGTGGTGATTTTGAGGTCGAGGTAGAGAAATTTGCTGATTATTGCGCGCCTGCAAAGCCAGCGGTACAAGCAGCAGCTCCAGCGCCAACACCTGTAAATGTTGTCGTTAGCTCAGAGGTAAAACCAGCTGCAAATTCGCCAAAAGATAGCATAAAATCTCCTATGGTAGGTACTTTCTACGCTGCTCCAAGCCCAGGCGCTGCACCATTTGTAAAAGTAGGTCAAAGAGTGAGAAAAGGCGATGTAGTGGGCATCATCGAGGCTATGAAGATCATGAACGAGATCGAGGCTGAATTTGACTGCCAGATCACTGAGATGCTAGTCTCTGACGGACAGCCAGTTGAGTTTGGATTGCCGTTATTTGGCGTGGAGAAAAATTAA
- the dcd gene encoding dCTP deaminase: MGLKSDSWIRKMSVEKNMIVPFAEEQVGRGVVSYGVSSYGYDIRVGDEFKIFTNIGGTVVDPKNFDEKNVVDFKGDVCIVPPNSFALARTIEYFNMPDNVLAICLGKSTYARCGIIVNVTPFEPGFKGHITIEISNTTPLPAKIYANEGIAQVLFIEGDEPCEVTYADKNGKYQAQEGITLPRILK, encoded by the coding sequence ATGGGTTTAAAGTCAGATTCTTGGATAAGAAAAATGTCGGTTGAGAAAAATATGATAGTGCCGTTTGCCGAGGAGCAAGTGGGTCGTGGCGTCGTTAGTTACGGCGTTTCTAGCTACGGCTACGATATCCGCGTTGGTGATGAGTTTAAAATTTTTACAAACATCGGCGGAACTGTGGTCGATCCAAAAAATTTCGACGAAAAAAACGTAGTAGATTTTAAAGGCGACGTCTGCATCGTACCGCCAAATTCTTTTGCTCTAGCGCGCACGATCGAGTACTTTAACATGCCTGATAATGTTCTAGCGATCTGCCTTGGCAAGAGTACATACGCAAGGTGTGGCATCATCGTAAATGTGACACCTTTTGAGCCCGGATTTAAGGGGCACATCACGATAGAAATTTCAAACACGACGCCACTTCCTGCAAAAATTTATGCGAACGAAGGCATCGCACAGGTGCTATTTATCGAGGGTGACGAGCCTTGCGAGGTAACTTATGCTGATAAAAATGGCAAATACCAAGCCCAAGAAGGCATCACACTGCCAAGAATTTTGAAGTAA
- the pseB gene encoding UDP-N-acetylglucosamine 4,6-dehydratase (inverting) — translation MFNDKSILITGGTGSFGKKYTEILLKKYKPRRLVIYSRDELKQYEMAQVFKDKAMRFFIGDVRDYKRLRTAMNGIDYVIHAAAMKHVPIAEYNPMECIKTNIDGAQNVIDASLECGVSKVIALSTDKACNPVNLYGATKLASDKLFVAANNIVGDKKTRFSVVRYGNVVGSRGSVVPLFKKMIAQGEKELPITHEKMTRFWITLEQGVNFVLKNFERMKGGEIFIPKIPSMTMMDLAKALAPDLGVKIIGIRPGEKMHEMMISRDDAHLTYEFDDYYVISPSIQFLTAQDFSTNALHQKGKPVSEDFEYSSNTNKIWLDRVGLLEMIGDAK, via the coding sequence ATGTTTAATGATAAATCAATACTAATCACCGGCGGAACAGGAAGTTTTGGTAAAAAATACACCGAAATTTTGTTAAAAAAATACAAGCCAAGAAGGCTAGTTATCTACTCACGCGACGAGTTAAAGCAATACGAAATGGCTCAAGTCTTTAAAGATAAAGCGATGCGTTTTTTCATCGGCGATGTGAGGGACTATAAGCGCTTAAGAACCGCGATGAACGGCATAGACTACGTCATCCACGCAGCTGCGATGAAACATGTACCAATAGCAGAATATAACCCAATGGAGTGCATAAAAACAAACATAGATGGCGCTCAAAACGTCATCGACGCCTCTTTGGAGTGTGGCGTTAGTAAGGTCATCGCTCTCTCAACCGACAAAGCTTGCAATCCTGTAAATTTATACGGGGCCACAAAACTGGCCAGCGATAAACTCTTTGTTGCTGCAAATAACATTGTTGGAGATAAAAAGACAAGATTTAGCGTCGTAAGATATGGAAACGTCGTTGGCTCTCGTGGCTCAGTCGTACCGCTATTTAAAAAGATGATCGCGCAAGGCGAAAAAGAGCTTCCTATCACGCATGAGAAGATGACTAGGTTTTGGATCACACTTGAGCAAGGGGTAAATTTCGTCCTTAAAAACTTTGAGAGGATGAAAGGCGGCGAAATTTTCATACCAAAGATACCATCAATGACGATGATGGATCTTGCAAAAGCCCTTGCACCAGACCTTGGCGTCAAGATCATAGGCATTCGCCCAGGAGAAAAGATGCATGAGATGATGATCTCAAGAGACGACGCACATCTTACATACGAATTTGATGATTACTACGTTATTAGTCCGTCTATTCAGTTTTTAACAGCGCAAGACTTCTCGACAAATGCTCTTCATCAAAAGGGCAAACCAGTGAGCGAGGACTTTGAATATAGCTCAAATACAAATAAAATTTGGCTCGATAGAGTAGGCCTTCTTGAGATGATAGGAGATGCTAAATGA
- the pseF gene encoding pseudaminic acid cytidylyltransferase, whose product MICIIPARGGSKRIPGKNIKDFLGKPLIAYSIEAALNSKVFSEVIVSTDDEMIANVAREFGASVPFFRDASLSDDYATSTDVVKDAIRRVNSDFDVCCLYATAPLITAEILKEAAGEFKKQECKFLFSATAFDFPIQRAIKLDENARVSMFYPQFEKTRSQDLEPAFHDAGAFYFGKKEAWLECSALFAPHSKAYLLPRNLVCDIDTLEDFEFAKKLYLINNGKI is encoded by the coding sequence ATGATCTGCATCATACCAGCAAGAGGCGGCAGTAAGAGAATACCTGGCAAAAATATAAAAGACTTTTTAGGCAAGCCATTAATCGCATATAGCATCGAGGCTGCGTTAAATTCTAAAGTTTTTAGCGAAGTGATCGTAAGCACCGATGATGAAATGATCGCAAATGTGGCTAGAGAATTTGGAGCTAGCGTGCCATTTTTTAGAGATGCGAGCCTAAGCGATGACTACGCGACAAGCACTGACGTGGTAAAAGACGCGATAAGGCGCGTAAATTCTGACTTTGACGTCTGCTGCCTTTACGCGACAGCACCACTCATAACGGCTGAAATTTTAAAAGAGGCCGCAGGAGAGTTTAAAAAGCAGGAGTGTAAATTTTTATTTTCAGCGACTGCGTTTGATTTCCCTATACAAAGGGCTATAAAACTTGATGAAAATGCTAGAGTTAGCATGTTTTATCCGCAGTTTGAAAAGACACGCTCACAAGATCTTGAGCCTGCGTTTCATGACGCTGGGGCATTTTATTTTGGCAAAAAAGAGGCTTGGCTGGAGTGCAGTGCTTTGTTTGCGCCACATTCAAAAGCATATTTGCTGCCAAGAAATTTAGTCTGTGACATCGACACGCTAGAGGATTTTGAGTTTGCTAAAAAGCTTTATTTGATAAATAATGGAAAGATCTGA
- the pseG gene encoding UDP-2,4-diacetamido-2,4,6-trideoxy-beta-L-altropyranose hydrolase — protein sequence MKEFKGLPLLKTLVRADSSSKIGHGHIRRDLLLAKKFSNISFASLRLDGDIFDEINYPKFTLRSGEIDELCELIKDNKFELLIIDHYGFSFENERAIKEKTGVKILSFDDTYEKHCSDYILNVNLYAQKARYEGLVEKGCGVFCGGKFLLVRDEFYEEAQAKREKIYDYAIILGGTDISGLSAKISEKLLLKKLKTAVITTSGNKNLSVLKEISSKNENFSLFVDSKNVAKLMNEAKMLIITASSLVNEAYVLGAKFKAVCVADNQKEIFAWLKENGHEAYWGDEICLSL from the coding sequence TTGAAAGAATTTAAAGGACTCCCCTTGCTAAAAACGCTCGTGCGCGCTGATAGTAGCAGCAAGATAGGGCATGGGCACATCAGGCGAGACCTTTTGCTTGCTAAAAAATTTAGTAACATCTCATTTGCGTCTTTGAGGCTAGATGGTGACATTTTTGATGAGATAAACTACCCCAAATTTACCCTAAGAAGTGGCGAGATAGATGAGCTTTGCGAGCTTATAAAAGATAATAAATTTGAGCTTCTTATCATCGACCACTACGGCTTTAGCTTTGAAAACGAAAGAGCTATAAAAGAAAAAACTGGCGTTAAAATTTTATCATTTGACGACACTTATGAAAAACATTGCTCAGACTACATTTTAAACGTAAATTTATATGCGCAAAAAGCAAGATATGAAGGGCTGGTAGAAAAAGGCTGCGGGGTATTTTGTGGGGGTAAGTTTTTGCTAGTTAGAGATGAGTTTTATGAAGAAGCGCAGGCAAAAAGGGAGAAAATTTACGACTACGCTATCATTCTTGGAGGCACTGATATTTCAGGGCTAAGCGCTAAAATTTCAGAAAAACTGCTTCTTAAAAAGCTAAAAACAGCCGTCATAACAACTAGCGGAAATAAAAACTTAAGCGTTCTAAAAGAGATATCTAGTAAAAACGAAAATTTTAGCCTTTTTGTGGATAGTAAAAACGTAGCAAAGCTCATGAACGAAGCCAAAATGCTCATCATAACAGCAAGCTCGCTTGTAAATGAAGCTTACGTTTTGGGAGCTAAATTTAAAGCCGTTTGCGTAGCTGATAATCAAAAAGAGATCTTTGCTTGGCTTAAAGAAAATGGCCATGAAGCCTACTGGGGAGATGAAATTTGCTTGAGCTTATAA
- a CDS encoding MATE family efflux transporter, which yields MVNKIKDQNTKFFSNADLAKLFFPIAVEQFLEYSLGLANSLMAASVSESAVSAISLVEFVMALFISIFTAIATGGSVVASQYLGNKQSGNAKITANQLVWFSFIFALFIAAVIIVLKDIILDYVFGDIGEQVRHDASHYLVFSAISAPFLAVYAAAAAIFRTMSNAKLPMYIMAAANLLNVLLTAISIYTFHTGILGIAISTLIAKMLACFVIVYLLLDIRLKLHIRKSFVYKFDYEIIKKILNIGVPYGFENSMFYVGRIIVLSLVSLFGTASIAANAVGGTIVMFQVLPGMAIGTGLSVVISRCVGANDFTQAKFYVRKSMISIYIVQLFSTAVILLLLEPLLLVYNLSSEAINLTRQIVWYHGIAMCLIWPLAYTYPTVFRAAGDAKYPMIVNLVCMFACRVILAYIFALTFDLGMIGTWFAMFADWAVKAVLFTIRYLKGTWMKFKAI from the coding sequence ATGGTAAACAAAATCAAAGATCAAAATACAAAATTTTTCTCAAATGCCGACCTTGCAAAGCTATTTTTCCCTATTGCAGTTGAGCAGTTTTTAGAGTATAGCTTGGGGCTTGCAAACTCGCTAATGGCAGCAAGTGTTAGTGAAAGCGCTGTAAGTGCGATTAGTCTTGTGGAATTTGTCATGGCGCTATTTATTAGCATTTTTACAGCTATCGCTACTGGTGGCTCGGTGGTTGCTAGCCAGTATCTAGGTAATAAACAAAGTGGCAACGCCAAAATCACAGCAAATCAGCTCGTTTGGTTTAGTTTTATCTTTGCCCTTTTTATCGCAGCGGTCATCATAGTTTTAAAAGATATTATCCTAGATTATGTCTTTGGCGATATTGGTGAGCAAGTAAGGCATGATGCTAGTCACTATCTTGTTTTCTCTGCCATTTCTGCACCATTTTTGGCTGTCTATGCAGCAGCTGCGGCGATCTTTCGCACGATGTCAAACGCAAAGCTACCTATGTATATTATGGCGGCTGCAAATTTATTAAACGTACTTTTAACAGCCATTAGTATTTATACATTTCATACTGGTATTTTAGGTATCGCCATTAGCACGCTTATAGCCAAGATGCTTGCTTGCTTTGTTATAGTCTATTTGCTTCTTGATATAAGGCTAAAGCTTCACATAAGAAAGAGCTTTGTCTATAAATTTGACTACGAGATCATCAAGAAAATTTTAAATATCGGAGTGCCTTATGGTTTTGAAAATTCGATGTTTTACGTAGGGCGCATTATTGTTTTAAGTTTAGTTTCTCTCTTTGGCACAGCAAGTATCGCTGCAAATGCCGTGGGTGGGACGATCGTGATGTTTCAAGTGCTCCCTGGTATGGCGATAGGAACAGGGCTTAGTGTGGTTATCTCAAGGTGCGTTGGCGCAAACGACTTTACTCAGGCTAAATTTTACGTAAGAAAGTCGATGATAAGTATCTATATTGTCCAGCTTTTTAGCACAGCAGTAATTTTGCTTTTGCTTGAGCCATTGCTTCTTGTTTATAATCTCTCAAGCGAAGCCATAAATTTAACAAGGCAGATCGTCTGGTATCACGGTATCGCTATGTGTCTTATTTGGCCACTTGCCTATACATATCCGACCGTTTTTCGAGCAGCTGGGGATGCCAAATATCCAATGATTGTAAATTTAGTTTGCATGTTTGCTTGTAGAGTCATATTGGCCTATATCTTTGCACTTACGTTTGATCTTGGCATGATAGGTACTTGGTTTGCAATGTTTGCTGACTGGGCTGTAAAGGCGGTACTTTTTACGATTAGATACCTAAAAGGCACATGGATGAAATTTAAAGCTATTTAA